GAGTAGGAAAGAAGGCAGGAGAAAGGCTGAACTGTATTGCAGTGCtatctttttgtctttctagAAGACAAGTTAGAAGTATGCATTTGTTTTAGAGAGCTTAATTGAGACTCAAGAGACAAATCTGACAGAATCATTTTAAGGATAGACAAGTTATATTTTGTTTGACAAGAAGGCTGTTACATCTATTTATTCAAATGAAACTTTAAGAACagactagattttttttcccctgtatctAGATATCAGCATTCTCTGAGAAGATACAAAGAGAGTCTATTCTTAGAATTTTGAAGAGCAAGCTATATTGCAGAAGTTCATTCAAACAGCTAGACTCTTTTGATTTTACCTTAATCTTTACAGGTTGATTTATcaagaaaatgttgttttgcttttgctccttctgccctgattttttttttccctacacgTCCCATAATTTTGCCTTGGAGTTCCTCACAGGATTGCATAGACTTTCAGCCACATGAATGAAAAGATTGTAGGACAGCCTGACTGTACACATCAACTGCAAACACAGTAGATTCAGCCCGTAGAAGACTACAAATTAAATCCAGAATCTCGTTTATGGCACAACAAAATCCTTCTGTATCTCTACATCAATCCTTTGAAGAAAGAGATTCACTTGATTATACAACATTTTGTCATACATGCATCTCACAGagctgcaaaaaacaaaaataaaaacccacaaCCATTATGCAATCAGCTATAAGCAAGACTGATAATGTTTTCAGTAGAACTCAGTTTTTAGTAAATGCAGTTGCAGCCATCAcatgaaatgagaagaaattcaTTAAGTGACTCATGAGCATAACAAAATGACCTGAAAAAACAGGACTTATGTGCATACACTCAAAGCAGAGGAGACAAGAGGAAAACTATATGCAGGGGGTGCCTAGCATGTGAAGAACTGAAGGTATCCAGGTAAGGCAGGGCAAGACCATGCAATGCCCTGGACGTGAGCAAGAGAATCAATTAGTTCTGTACTTTACCGACAGCAGTGAAGCTTCTTAAGTACTGGTGTAATGTGCGAAACTGTCAAAATGCCCTGAAATATATTCAGATTTTGTGATGAGTAGCATGCAGATCTATTGCTAAAATTTCTGTAACATCATTTTTAGTAAGAAACAAAAGTCATAAGATGATAAAGCTACCTTAGGAAAGCTGTATATTTCAAGGCTGTGGTTGAAAAGTGGAAGATTTTCCCATACATTCTTTACAAATAATACATCATTCTTAACTGTAAGCGTTTATAAAATCTCTATTTCCTTTGAGATACTTATGGAAAAAGTAGTGATGCATGTGCAGTGAATGGCAAAAAGTGGTTTGATATCATGAAGAATTAAGATACTTATCCTCCATAGCAGAAACCTGCAAGAGCTGTTCTTAGTGTTCAAATGTCTGAGCAGCAGTAGTGCTAAAAAGAATGGTGAAGTGGTCTGGAACAATGTAACGGggaaagcaattttatttttaatttaaagtacTTCTCAGAAAGCCTGGGGATTTGGTTCATTTTATTGTTGGCTTTAAGAAGTAAATTTAACCATAAGTCTGGTTCATCATTTGCATAAGAAAAATACCATCTTAGTGCCACACAGAAATGTGCAGATGGAACAGGCTGTCTGCAAACTACCTTAGTAGTATTCTAGGCCAAACTTTGCCAGTTTTCAACTCAGTAAAATTCTCCTTGGAATATGGTATGTTTGCACTTTACACATCCAAAATACATACtaagcacatccagaggagcaGATATTGATTACTTCATTCCTAACAGGGGAATAAAAATTCCATGATAAATAGAATTATAGATAATTGGAGTCTGAAATTCTTAATTTGCAAAATCAATGTTTATAAAAGTAAGACACAAAGCTTGAACACCAAATCAAGGgagaaggatggaaaaaaaaaaaaagccagtaatACCATAAAAAAGGGACTAACAAGGATTTAGATAGTAATGTTTTTGTCAACTGAATGCTGCCTTTGGATGGAAGATTAAACAATGTAAACTCACAAAACGATGaacaaaacagacacagaggGAAAGATTAGATTTGTAtgcttattttgttattttctgttatattttctGTAAGTAGGCAGCTTGCAGATTAGAACTACATGCTATTTGTCTATGGACACCCCAGCAACTTCTGTCAAGGaaactgcagcaaaataaaGGCAAGAACAAATGAACCTCTTATTTACTCCCACATCATCCTCTTAAAAAATACCAGGAACTACTGCTCCATTAGAAACAATACCAAGTCTGAGGGAGGTAAGAAGAGATTTTGCTGAAATACTATTTGAACCAATGaaatttagaaggaaaaaaacccctAAAGGTAAGGAATGGGTGTGAGTatagaaagcaaacagaaaaatgaagatccAAAGCTAGATCCTAACATTCATATAAATGATGATTTTTTATAAGTGCTAATGAAAGGCAACAGTAGAAAGCCCAGGACAAAGAGAGGCAAAAGTCTAGAGCAGAGGAGAGAATTACAGAGTCTGGTTTGCATCCACTATGGGAGTAACTTCCGAAGTCATGGAAGACATGAAAATTGAACATTAACAGATGTTAGACAGACTTTTATtctctggagagaaaaataaaaacttttttttttttgctttttttgggCTGTCACCAAAATcatttattacttaaaaaaataaagcacacgacaaaaaaaacataaaaaacaagTACAGTTGTCAGGAAGTTTAAACTTGCAAGTTGATTTCAAGAAGTTATTGGTAAGTGAAatacacttaaaatatttatacgTGGTTGTGCAAGTGGTTTGTGTATCTTGATATATGCATAAGGAAATTCAGACTAAGAACTTTAAAGCAGAACTCTACCCAATAGATATtcacaaagaaataattcacaGAGATCTACATTTCTGCAGAGTCAGTTATCAAGTTCAGCActtctgaaagattttgcttttgtaCTGCTGTCCTTAGGATAGAGCCCAAATACCTTCTTCCCATTCCCTCCCCCAAACAGTGATTTAtgagaacaagggaaaaaaggaaagctgtgtAATATAGCAAATAATATTAGCTACATACTTTTTCACTCCAGTCAAGTAAGACTTGAAAACTTTGGAACATTAGAAGTTTTTCTCTACTGTATGTCAAACAGAGCCTCAGACCTCACTGAAAGTTCATTAGGTACACATACTTTCAAGGAAAGAAGGACTCCTAACCACAATTCCAAGCTCTTTCTATTCACAGTATGGAGCCATGGCAGCATGCAGAGAAGACAAATAATAGATCTGCACTGATTTTACTGCTTTAAGTACATAAAGCAAATACTTACACATTGATTGAGTGGAAACATCTGAAATGTTAGTgtacataatgaaaaaaaatagtgcataTATACTCCATATCAAAAGAAAATCTCTTGAGAATGTGATCTATGAAACTCTACTTATTATAGTGTTTCTTGGGGGTGAccaactcaaaagaaaaaatattttgcatcaaATATCAAAATTTTCTTATAGTACTTCAGAACTACTTGATGACGGACCTGAATAGTCTATAAACCACTGTAAAGCACAGGAAAGACTCAAAATGTTGGTAATTGAAGATGATTTGAAGATACAGcgtgtcatttttttttttgtggcagcTAAACTCTCCAGAAGTAAgcaattaaagcaaaataaaatacatatctgGAAACAGGTGGATTCTCTACCAGCTGACTCTGTCAGTAGAGCAAAAAACTCTTCTAAGTGCTACTACTGCAAAGATGCATCTCTGCAGTCTCCCTCCAGCCTCCGCCAGTAAGAGACCAGTAAAAGGTATGTGCAAATAGGATCATTATTCTAATATAAAAATAGCAGAATTCCTTGTCCTGTGAAAAGTGTGGgttttttcaaagcatttctgaaatcttactCCTCTGAacaaagcagaggagctgctggttCATTCCCAACTTCAGCTCAGACAGCAAGTAACAGATGATCTAACTGATCTAACTAAAGGCACAGTTGCACACAATGAAGACACCCACTTCACTCTAATCTTGCCAAATTTCCTGAACTCAAATAACATTTTACGTCAAAGTTACCTGGGCTATGTTGTTAGAGAAACACTGTCATCGCTGCTTtttaagaaaaccaaaaaaacagcagcaacaaaacccAGCTTAAACAGATTGGCAAAAATCTTCAACTTATCGGTGATAAACGCTTTTTCTTATGGactcatttcagcagtgatcAAAATGTGTGTTTCTATGGATTCAATTACATGGAAGTAAACTGTTAAGAAACCTGTAACCATAGAGGAAAAGATGAATTCATGTGTACCTCTGTGTACATACAATATCAACAAAGATTATGAAGTCCATTCAGAACAGAGGTAATACTATGAACATATTTTAAGAAGCTCTGTCAGTAGTTTCACAGAAAGGCTCATTCACATTTGTAAGTCACGAGGAAAAAGCCGTTTGCTGCCCAATCTGTATGAACAGATTTTGTTTGGTCTACAGCTCATACTTAAGTTGCAAGTAAATAAGTCATCCTGGCTACACTAGCTGACAAACCACACTCGTAGTATTGAGAACAAATATTTGATCAAGACTGAATTAACTCTTGATTTCACAAATGAGCTCTGTGCTTGTGCTTACACATACTAGAGctgcatatataaaaaaaactttgtAGGTTATTAATCAAACTGTGTTGGAATATGTTTACATGAGGGGAAAAAGAGTGCAAGCCAatctttttcctgttctgctttTAGAATTAATTTGAACACAGCAACAAGTTGACATGTATTCAAAATCATTGGATTTTCTGTccaaaaaaaaattggaagaagGATAGATAGTGAATCCTGACAAATTGAAAGAAGTGTAAAGATGTTTTCTTGTCTTCAAACACGCAGTTTTGTGCCTCCCAGGGACACTGGTAAATCATTACAACCTCCCTTTTCCTCCTGTAATCTGCCAGGATCTGTTTCCCAAAGCTCCTGTAGGATTGTGATTACTATACTAAACACCACACAGTAGAGCACAGACTGATCTCACTCCCCacactttcattttaaaggatGACACTATAAATATTAACCATTCCATCCTCAGTGGTattgaaatatgtttatttcttcctctctcacacacacaaacatagTTAAAAAACAGTCCTTTTGCCAATCTTCTTTAATGCTtctatctgaaaaataaagaattaagaAGGATTTATCTTTGCCGCAAGTCCTCTTAACTGTTTGCCCTGTCATTTATAGCATATCTATTTATGTAGCATTTTGCAAAACTGTATGGAACAATCTTTTCCAACGTGCAGCAAGTGAATTAATGACCTGCTGGTTCTTGTTACACCATGTTTAGAACAATTAGAGGTCTTGGCTGAGTGCTCGGCTGAAATAAACCTTCCCTTGCACAAGGAGCACATGCATAAAATGGTTTTGTAGGGAATTGAAGGAATATCTCATTAAAGAACCTTTCAGACAGTCTGACACTGAGTACCTCTAGGTGTAGCCTGGAGCAGTTTAGTATAAACTGTTCGCTGCAAGATTCGACTGCACTATGAGTAGACTGTGGCTCAATGTAtgctatttaaaatgaattcctATAAACATgaatattcagtatttttttttgaatggtTAAATGTTTAGAAATGCTAAAATAGGTAAAATGTTAAACAGCTGGCTTAAAACACTggtatgcatatatatttttcaagtcCCTGATCATTGTTTACGACTGGGAAACTTCAGAAccaaaattatatttataagAGAGTTTCCAGTGATTTACTTTATTATGAGACTTGTAGAAGAAAAACCACTAATGGCACAGTAAGTTTTCAGAACAGCCTTTTGAAGTTGACCAGGTACAACAAACCTGACTCTACATACACTCAGTTCTGCTACCATCACATATGAATCCCTGTGTTTGTATGATTAATCCTGTAAGATCTTAATTTATTCATGTCTTCCTTGGTGTTTGCAGGATTAGACAATAAGTATgctgtttttcccctctcccatcCTGTCAGCAAACAGTGGATCAGAGTTCAGAACATGCCTGATTTTGTTCTTGTAATCTCTAGTAATCTTCTCAGTGGCACAGTATCTGTTGCAGAATATCAGGAGGCCACACCAAAGAGGAACAGTCAGAGGAACCATTAAGTTACACCCAAATTTATCAAAGTAGGCTTCATATGCTGCCAAATGTTAAAATGGTATCTACTCACATACTGGAGCAGCACTGAGTATTAAATCAGTGCTAACCTTGAAGTCACACACAGTCCTTACTGACAAATGGTACATGTTCTATCCCCATGTATTGCTGTGGTGCTGCACCTTAGCTCCTGACACAAACAAAATTCAAGCTAATTCATGAAAGCACACTACTAATACAGGGCTGTATGCAAAGGATAGTTTGTCCCAACTGCTATATAGTTTTGTACTTTGAAAATTTAACAATTGAATTCAACCACAGAACCCTTCTGCAGTGGTTCTGAGGGATGAAGATAAGACCATCATCTCCCAAAGGTGCTCGTTTCATCGTGTAGTGAGGGAAAAGTAAGTATGTTTTGGCAAAATGTAATCTGAAGATAGGACAGACACTATACAACTGAACGGGTACAaccagtcattaaaaaaaaaaaaaaagttagagaaggagaaaaatatgtgAGGATTGAGACCTTGTTCTTGTTAGTTACTTGCTAGTTGTTCCTCGCTAGTTATGGAAAAATCAAAACTATTCAGACCCCATCCTCTTCAGCTAAACATTTGCTCCATAGAGGTAGTCTGCTGTCATTATATCCGCATACAGAAGTACCTCACCTTTCATGGAATGGGCTCGGCTCATTTGGTGTGAGCTGTCCATTTATGCGAGCTGTTCAATCAACATGGCAGGTTTTGTTACAAGAAATATTCCAATGAATACTAATAATGGTTCCCAGTATCTCTGCTTGTTCTTTCAGCATTAAGTAGGCAATTACATCATATGCTCCTTAATCAGGCAGGGAATACTGATGTTCAATTTTGTAAAACCATGATCTTATTTTTGggaatgttctttaaaaattgaaatgggACAGTTGTTGACAGAGCTTAGCAGGCATTTCAAGGAAATATTGTGTAGTAAAACtgcactgcttttaaaatatttatctcttTTTAATCCTTCTGGTATATAATCCTCTTTCCAGTAGGCAAGAATAGGAATACCCTTGATTGTTTTTAATTCCTTGCTTTCAAAAATCAAGATTTGCAAATGTTTATGCTCTAAATTTTACTACAAGTACTATTTAAAGTTTAGCCTGGATCAACTTACCTTCCGTAAGCAAAGCGCCTGTCTTTGTGGTGGTCCCCAAACGTATCCCACAGCCTGAGAGAAACACTCACTTCATCCACAACATCTCGTGAGCGTTCAAGGACCTAAACAGAGCACAACTTATGTTCTTCTCCTCCATCAAACGAGTACATTTCTAATTTGCCTTGTAAGGAGATTCAAAACATAGTACATCAAGAGTATATCAGTGAATGctatatttcataaaatatacaATCAGTATATTTATCTTCTAAAgatagttttaattaaaaaacaaaccaaccaacacACTTTGGAATGACAGACTCAGGGACATGACAGCCCTCCTTGCTTTCCAGAccatggctgcagcagagaCCACACACGCAATAAATCTGAGTGCACTGTTACATTTTGACAGGGAAAGGCTAGCCAGTAAATATTAGTGCAACCTCAAAGCATGCACTCCCTATTCTATAAACCTGCAGTCCTTACCTCTTGGCAGACACGGTACTGATCAATGGCCCAGACTGTTGGTACATGAGTTGCCAGCAGCTGATACTGAGTCAAGGTTGTATTGCATGCTCTTGCACAAATTAGACGAGTCTTCCCCACTGCATTGTCTCCAACCACCACACACTTGATAGTTTCAACGTTGGGTCTTTCGTAGTCCATGTCAATGTCCATTTACCAAAAACTGTAACAAGacagttaaaattattttctaccaCTGTACAAATAATGTTATTTAGAACCTTCTAATTCTAACCTAGAAGTAGACACTTCTACTTCTTCAAAGATGTCTGAGAAAGACTTAAATCTCAAGGAAATGTCTGTAGCTGTACCCAAGCATCCTTTAAATACTGCACAGTTATGCAAATGCAGGACTATTTTGACCACAGTCAGTTTATGCTTTTCACATGctattttcacttcagtttctGTAAACAAAGCCTGTTTGCAGAAGCCAGATCTTGGTGAAACAAGGACAGCTAGCACAAACTTACCTCTTGCTAATACTTTTTATGCTAAGAAGGGGAAAAGACTGGACATCAGTGGGTTCAACCTGAAAGATTCTAGTATAAACTTGCCTTCCGTAATCTTACCCATTCAGGATTTGATTTAGAGCTCTCCAAACAATATTGCTAAGACCAAGTCACACAGATGGTTTTAGTTTTATGCACACAATAAAACAGACTTTGTAAGACTGCTCCAGAGACTGTTCTCTACAAACCATGGCTCCTATTAATTCCTGCACATATTACGTACTCAATTTTCCAAGGAAGTTTGTAAAGATCAGGGAGTCTAATGAAACcaaacagccctgcagaaacTTCCAAATGTGCTCACATATACCAATAAGCTTTTTTACATGATGCTGAAAAGTAAAGAGATTTTTGAAGATGCAATCCTGATTCTGAAAGGTATTACTGAAAGTATTTACTTACATATCTTTGGCAATTTATTGATTAAACACCTGGGTATGAATATAAGGTGGAACAGAAGGATATTTGAAACACTAAAATTAACCTTGCCTGTTTTCTACAGaagtctttcattttctaataaaGGGATGCAGGAtcacagcttttcattttccagtgtCTAATCGTCTCTCTTCAGCAATCTGGTCTCTGCTGGGGAATGTAGTCAAGGcggaggagaagagaaagtacAAGGCACAAACATGTTCAGAAAGACCTGCCTAACTGCTATTTTAGCAACAAAACCTACAGCAGTTTAACTGACAAAATACAGACCACCATCTGGAGTgatgatgtcttttttttcctgagaagaaaaagtaCAACAGATAAATTGCTGCGTGTCTTTGTTTCAACAGCTTTTTTAATACTTGTATCTCATTTGCTCCTAAATATAGAACATATATTAACTGTTAAGGTACTGAAAATATGAGATACAAGCTGTTCTGGTGGTCATTTTTCATTGTATCAGAGGCACTATCATATTTAGTATCATATTTAGTAATTTGGAATCAAACACTAATTTTAATATGTTTCATTACtttaactgaaataaacagacaaacaaaagtCAGCGTTAGGACTAAATGTTATCCAAAGATTGTAAATTTTGAGCATagattgcaaaaaaaaacatttcatggcCATGACACGGTTATTTTCATCTGTGAGGAATTAGAGATCACAGTGACAGCTGTACAAGAGTGAGTTTATGCCACTGCTGTGTCACTCCAATATGTTTTCACAAACATTGAATGCTACAGGAAAAGCCATAGCACTGACCAGCACATAAGAATACATTTTAGAGAGTTATACTATACTAGTCTGCAACACAGGCCCAGAAACTCTAGAGTAGATCATGTGGTTTCAAGCATACGTGTGCACTATTTACTTCATGTAAAATGTAATGGCCTTGTGATAGTATGCTTTGTTGCCACAGAAGCTTTAGCTGATAAGGAATGAAAGCTATTAAGATATCACCTTTATCCCTTCATTTGAGTTGTGAAAGGTGAATTGCCATGGGCTAAAGGACTACAGAGACTTTCCAATTACTTCTGCCATCCAACCACAGCTGCTCGCTGCATGCAAGCTCTTATGAGGCTGATGCCTGGGATGGATCATGAGCTTTGTATGATCACAATTAATCCAAGTATAAGAATGCCAGAATGAGAGAtaactcttttttcctttcacccaCCCCTTCCAAGTATACAGCTACAATATAAACAAAAGACCACAAATAATGTGGTGTTTTCCacattacagaaaataacattatttgtaCACTACTGCCTGAAAGCCAGGGCCCTGAACGAGTAGCAAAAAAACCGAAAAGATTTCAATATGCAATCTAAAATAGTTTCATTTCACATCTGAGAATAGAGAATAACCCCCAACACATTATGTGGTATTAAAttgcttcatattttattcatgCATGGACTAGACATCACAGATGGAATGTGTTTACaaggctggaaaacaaaatgaaggcaCATGGCCAGCCAGCATGGCTGGTTGGTTTTAAACTACCAAGCAGAGTGGTGCCCAAGCAATTTTTCCTCTAGCccaatattccattaaaatgctgttattCCAATTAGCTTTTTGTaagaatctgattttaaaatttttcaagAATTCTGAAACTGTAGTTCTGCAAAATTACACTACAGTTTGGCACAAAATATGGATTAAGTACTGAGCTGGGAAAGCAAgtttaaaataggaaaatctTAATAAAGTTAACAAGAGAAATCAGTGCACTTATTTGAGAATCctagaaaagaaacacacaaaaatgaaatttaaaaatgagttgtgtttctttttttttaattattattatttctgatatACTTATTCAATAAAAGCAAAGTTATCCTAGAACTCAGACACAGCGTGCCTGTATTCTCTGCTGGAGATCAATGGCAGTctaatgaagatatttttagcATGACTCAACAGCGCACAGGACAGAGATTAAAATAAACTGGGAATAAAAACAATGCTAAAGCTTTGTGGCTCTGCTAAGAAGAGCTCTTAAAACCATTCCAGTGGATATGGAGTATCTCTATACTGAAAATGCAGATCACTTTAATATTGTTCAGTAGTTTTCAGAAGGAGAATAGCAAacagaaagacaggaaaagacTCCTGAAGAAGCTAACAGAAATAAGCCTGGCCAGATATTTAGACACCTCAAACAAAAACTGACAGTAACAGTGCAAACAATTTCCAAAATGTGTACATTAAATGCTTGTAAACGTGGCTAGAGCCTTTTGGGGTACAGGAATGGTCATGAACAGGAATATGTACAAGACCTTAAAGATACAGCCATAGTCAGTTTggtttgttgtatttttaagaTATCCTCTAGGTTAGGCTTATGTTAAACCTATTATATAACCAGCCTGATTAAAAATGCTAAACATGTATTTGCAAAACTTAAATAAATCTAAAATGAGCTCTGAAAGGCTGGTAACATCTGAGAAAACCAACAGGAGCTAAAACAAAACTGGTTAGGCAAGAGCAATCCAGCTTACATGCAGcttaagaaaaaacagcataaCATTCCAGGACCAATGAAACACTAGTCAAAACCGACCTACAACCTGCAGTACTTCAGTTTACcaataaaagaaaactggagaaagTAAGAGGAAAGTTACTGGAAGTGTGACTGGTCTCAGAGAGGATGCTGGCAAAAAAGACATATAAAAACTGAAAGATCAGCAAATGAGGAGCACTGAGAAACCTACAGGGGGAACCATCAGATGAAATACAGCTGTTCCAACacagaaagcagtgaaagattTCCTCCTTAATCTAGTTccaaagaaagatgagaagatggatggaaatgaaaaaggatAACCACAAGAATAACATAGGTTCACTAAAACCTCTCAGGATGTTTCTGTTTTTACGTTGTCACCTGTGCTTATTTGTGTATCATGGGGGACAGAGGCAGCCAAAAATTAGCAGATGTGAGCAGACTCAGAATCTGAGATAAAACCATTTAATCAGTTAACTTCATTAGCAGGAAAGAACTATTCCAAATAAAGCTgatttatttccaaagaaatgtAAGGTTACTGCACTGAACCATGTCTTGCAGACTGTTAC
This portion of the Meleagris gallopavo isolate NT-WF06-2002-E0010 breed Aviagen turkey brand Nicholas breeding stock chromosome 8, Turkey_5.1, whole genome shotgun sequence genome encodes:
- the LOC104911914 gene encoding rho-related BTB domain-containing protein 1-like gives rise to the protein MDIDMDYERPNVETIKCVVVGDNAVGKTRLICARACNTTLTQYQLLATHVPTVWAIDQYRVCQEVLERSRDVVDEVSVSLRLWDTFGDHHKDRRFAYGR